In the genome of Deinococcus deserti VCD115, one region contains:
- a CDS encoding MDR family MFS transporter, with product MKVPVPPAERQKLMAFAGILTVLFLSSLNMTVVGSAMPRVIADLGGFDLYAWAFTAYSLTTTITIPIVGTVSDRYGRRPLILAGILVFSLSSVALGFVQSMEGLIALRAVQGIGGGMLMAMSFTAIADLFTPVERGRYQGYTGVVWGISSVVGPLAGGFLTDHLGWRSVFFVNLPFALLALWFIWRYFRLPAPTGGGHFDRLGAALLAGSVTTLTLAMSWGGAPYAWTSPRIVGLLAATLVLGFWYARHSLRQERPLLDLRLLHDRGIAVAALAGFFVSAGMFAAILYLPLYMQGVRGSSAASSGLALAPLMGGMILTSTLAGQLVSRTGRYKALIIWGALLATLALLLANGLGITTPLWIAVGIMVLLGLGLGPVNSQLTLAVQNAAPREQLGSATGGNQFFRQIGGTLAVSLFGALVNRQLAANLDAQLPAEARALPAPLQEALTNPNMLTSPEATSRLQAGLTQLGQGELMAPIVHALRSVMVGAIDHVFLIAALMVFISFVAVLFLPEEPLKGRIPAGRAGGQQSGATD from the coding sequence ATGAAGGTACCTGTCCCGCCTGCTGAGCGGCAGAAACTGATGGCCTTTGCCGGCATCCTGACGGTGCTGTTCCTGAGCAGCCTGAACATGACAGTGGTGGGCAGCGCCATGCCCAGAGTCATTGCCGATCTGGGAGGCTTTGACCTGTATGCCTGGGCGTTTACGGCCTACTCGCTGACCACCACCATCACCATCCCCATTGTCGGTACGGTGAGTGACCGCTACGGACGGCGCCCGCTGATCCTGGCCGGCATTCTGGTGTTCTCGCTGAGCAGCGTGGCCCTGGGATTCGTGCAGAGCATGGAAGGGCTGATTGCCCTGCGCGCCGTGCAGGGCATCGGTGGCGGGATGCTGATGGCCATGAGCTTTACCGCCATCGCCGACCTGTTTACTCCGGTCGAGCGCGGGCGCTACCAGGGCTACACGGGCGTGGTGTGGGGAATCAGCAGCGTGGTGGGACCGCTGGCGGGTGGATTCCTGACGGACCACCTGGGCTGGCGCAGCGTGTTTTTCGTGAACCTGCCTTTTGCGCTGCTGGCCCTGTGGTTCATCTGGCGCTATTTCCGACTGCCAGCGCCCACCGGGGGCGGTCATTTCGATCGTCTCGGGGCGGCGTTGCTGGCCGGGTCCGTCACCACCCTGACGCTGGCGATGTCCTGGGGCGGCGCTCCGTATGCCTGGACCAGCCCTCGCATCGTGGGGCTCCTGGCAGCCACGCTGGTGCTGGGCTTCTGGTATGCGCGTCACAGCCTGCGGCAGGAGCGGCCGCTGCTTGACCTGCGGCTGTTGCACGACCGGGGGATCGCCGTTGCTGCCCTGGCCGGATTTTTTGTCAGTGCCGGCATGTTTGCTGCCATCCTGTACCTCCCGCTGTACATGCAGGGGGTGCGGGGCAGCAGCGCGGCAAGCAGCGGCCTGGCGCTGGCCCCACTGATGGGCGGCATGATCCTGACCAGTACCCTGGCGGGACAGCTGGTCAGCCGCACCGGCCGTTACAAGGCCCTGATCATCTGGGGCGCGCTGCTGGCCACCCTGGCTCTGCTGCTGGCCAACGGTCTGGGGATAACGACCCCGCTGTGGATTGCGGTAGGCATCATGGTGCTGCTGGGCCTGGGTCTGGGACCCGTCAACAGCCAGCTCACCCTGGCGGTCCAGAACGCCGCGCCTCGGGAACAGCTGGGCAGCGCCACCGGCGGAAACCAGTTTTTCCGGCAGATCGGCGGGACCCTGGCCGTCAGCCTCTTTGGTGCGCTGGTCAACCGTCAATTGGCGGCCAACCTCGACGCCCAGTTGCCTGCCGAGGCGCGCGCGCTGCCAGCCCCGCTGCAGGAAGCCCTGACCAACCCCAACATGCTGACCAGCCCGGAGGCCACCAGCCGCCTGCAGGCCGGGCTGACCCAGCTGGGCCAGGGCGAACTGATGGCACCTATCGTGCACGCCCTGCGCAGCGTGATGGTCGGTGCGATTGACCATGTGTTTCTGATCGCGGCGCTGATGGTGTTTATTTCGTTCGTGGCCGTGCTGTTCCTTCCGGAGGAGCCCCTGAAGGGCCGTATTCCCGCAGGCCGGGCCGGAGGGCAGCAGAGCGGCGCCACCGACTGA
- a CDS encoding MarR family winged helix-turn-helix transcriptional regulator: MNSPEPSSSAETDELYTLVRTVLRLSRRFRQTLDEPLEQALGLNTKELLVLAAVMDGFDTPGAVASRHSLPAPTVTRIVTKLVASGLVQRINDPGDLRRQRLQLTEAGARTRARTRATAQDIVEAQFGHLPAPTVHAALEALAVLDAALARPEAEARA; the protein is encoded by the coding sequence ATGAATAGTCCTGAGCCGTCTTCTTCAGCCGAGACCGACGAGCTGTACACGCTGGTCCGCACGGTGCTGCGTCTGTCCCGGCGGTTCCGGCAGACGCTCGATGAACCGCTGGAACAGGCCCTGGGCCTGAACACCAAGGAGCTGCTGGTGCTGGCGGCCGTCATGGACGGCTTTGACACGCCGGGTGCCGTGGCGTCGCGTCACAGCCTGCCGGCCCCGACAGTCACGCGCATCGTGACCAAGCTGGTGGCCTCGGGGCTTGTGCAGCGCATCAATGACCCTGGTGACCTGCGGCGGCAACGCCTGCAACTGACTGAAGCCGGCGCCCGGACCCGCGCGCGCACCCGCGCCACAGCACAGGACATCGTGGAAGCCCAGTTCGGACACCTGCCCGCGCCGACCGTGCATGCGGCCCTGGAAGCCCTGGCGGTGCTCGACGCGGCCCTGGCACGCCCCGAGGCGGAGGCCCGGGCATGA
- a CDS encoding NUDIX domain-containing protein: MSFVLVAWLVVQDPVGRVLLGRRSGVTYAEGLWGLPGGRVERGEALAQAAVREAAEEVGLRVDPGQLEPLGAARYDLGEAHGVDFLFLTRTWEGEPAPLENTSEVGWFHPGALPPESLPWLADVLDTHLRRGVWLCEHLKQP; the protein is encoded by the coding sequence ATGAGTTTTGTTCTGGTTGCGTGGCTCGTGGTTCAGGACCCGGTCGGACGCGTGCTGCTCGGGCGCCGGTCAGGCGTCACCTATGCAGAAGGACTGTGGGGCCTGCCCGGCGGGCGGGTTGAGCGCGGCGAAGCGCTCGCTCAGGCCGCAGTCCGGGAGGCGGCAGAGGAAGTGGGGCTCCGTGTCGATCCTGGTCAGCTTGAGCCGCTGGGCGCTGCACGCTATGACCTGGGTGAGGCGCATGGCGTGGACTTTCTGTTCTTGACCCGCACCTGGGAAGGGGAGCCTGCGCCACTCGAAAACACTTCAGAGGTCGGCTGGTTTCATCCCGGCGCTCTGCCGCCTGAGAGCCTGCCGTGGCTCGCAGATGTCCTCGACACGCACCTCAGGCGCGGCGTCTGGCTTTGTGAACACCTGAAGCAGCCATAG
- a CDS encoding CynX/NimT family MFS transporter has translation MSLRTPAPPFLLILGIVLVAFNLRPVVAGFGPLLAPIQQDLEVSAATVSLLTTIPLLCWGALALVAPALARARSAEVVILGCLALIAVGAALRAGPTLPWILAGTLLVGAGIAVVNVLLPSLIRRDFPGRLGLMTGIYTTAVVGGATVASAVAVPLQDALGGSWRLALGVWAVLAVLGALSWWPAVRGRPVRSGLPPVASGRVWTNPAALPLTLYMGTQSLVFFTWLTWLPRILLDRGVSSAEAGALLSLGNLVQLPFTLAVPVLAARLPSARPLIVALSAVLATGLIGLLLLPQAPNVLWVLLLGAGSGSAFPLALYLIARRARDTAEAPRLSAVAQGCGYLLAATGPFLFGAVHDFTGGWTPPLILLLVLTGLVLASGWWASEEPDRRPEAA, from the coding sequence TTGAGCCTCCGCACCCCTGCCCCACCTTTCCTGCTGATCCTGGGCATTGTGCTTGTGGCCTTCAACCTGCGTCCGGTGGTCGCGGGGTTCGGTCCGCTGCTGGCGCCGATCCAGCAGGATCTGGAAGTCAGTGCGGCCACCGTCAGCCTGCTGACCACCATACCGCTGCTGTGCTGGGGGGCGCTGGCCCTGGTGGCCCCGGCACTGGCACGTGCCCGCAGTGCCGAAGTGGTCATCCTGGGCTGCCTGGCCCTGATCGCCGTGGGCGCCGCCCTGCGCGCCGGACCCACCCTGCCGTGGATTCTGGCCGGAACCCTGCTGGTGGGCGCCGGCATTGCTGTGGTGAACGTGCTGCTTCCCAGCCTGATCAGGCGGGACTTTCCCGGGCGTCTGGGCCTCATGACCGGCATCTACACCACGGCGGTCGTGGGTGGGGCCACCGTGGCTTCTGCCGTGGCGGTGCCGTTGCAGGACGCACTGGGAGGCTCCTGGCGGCTGGCGCTGGGAGTATGGGCAGTTCTGGCTGTCCTGGGGGCGCTGTCCTGGTGGCCGGCAGTGCGTGGACGGCCTGTCCGCAGCGGTCTGCCGCCCGTCGCATCCGGGCGGGTCTGGACCAACCCGGCCGCGCTGCCTCTGACGCTGTACATGGGCACGCAGTCACTGGTGTTTTTTACCTGGCTGACCTGGCTGCCCAGGATTCTGCTGGACCGTGGCGTAAGCAGCGCTGAGGCTGGCGCGCTGCTTTCACTGGGCAATCTGGTGCAGTTGCCCTTCACTCTGGCTGTTCCCGTCCTGGCCGCCCGTCTCCCTTCGGCCCGGCCGCTGATCGTGGCCCTGAGCGCCGTCCTGGCAACCGGGCTGATTGGTCTGCTGCTGCTCCCACAGGCCCCCAACGTGCTGTGGGTGCTGCTGCTGGGGGCAGGTTCAGGCAGTGCGTTTCCGTTGGCCCTGTACCTGATCGCCCGGCGAGCCCGTGACACGGCCGAGGCTCCCCGGCTCTCAGCTGTCGCCCAGGGCTGCGGCTACCTGCTAGCGGCTACCGGCCCTTTTCTGTTTGGAGCAGTTCATGACTTTACTGGAGGCTGGACCCCACCGTTGATCCTGTTGCTGGTGTTGACCGGACTGGTCCTGGCCAGCGGGTGGTGGGCCAGTGAGGAGCCTGACCGGCGTCCGGAGGCCGCATGA
- a CDS encoding thiamine ABC transporter substrate-binding protein, whose amino-acid sequence MRKILCSALLMLGAASAQSTLTVITHDSFSVDKKLIAQFEAANKARVRFVKGGDAGELLSRLILTRRAPVADVVYGLDNSLLARARTAGILEAYKSPAQSAVAARYRLDDAGLLNPVDYGYVALNYDRAYFQKAGLALPESLDDLKKPEYARLTVVSSPATSSPGLAFLLATVNHYGEAGAWAWWKAARAGGMKVTRGWSDSYYKEFSRNGGKYPIVLSYASSPAAEVFYADGFDPKKLPAQSPTANLFLPGSTYLQIEGVGILKGTKQAALARKFVDFMLSAPVQADIPTRMWVYPAVSGTKLDPVYRFAQQPDVKAVAPSVTANPQRLVDAWITQVLRAR is encoded by the coding sequence ATGCGTAAGATTCTGTGTTCTGCCCTGCTGATGCTGGGTGCCGCGAGCGCCCAGAGCACCCTGACCGTCATTACCCACGACAGTTTCTCCGTGGACAAAAAGCTGATCGCCCAGTTTGAAGCTGCCAACAAGGCGCGCGTACGCTTTGTAAAGGGGGGCGACGCTGGCGAACTGCTCAGCCGCCTGATCCTGACCCGGCGCGCGCCGGTGGCCGACGTGGTCTACGGCCTGGACAACAGCCTCCTGGCCCGCGCCAGAACCGCAGGAATTCTGGAAGCTTACAAGTCGCCGGCCCAGTCGGCCGTGGCGGCACGTTACCGGCTGGACGACGCCGGCCTGCTGAATCCCGTGGATTACGGCTATGTGGCCCTGAACTACGACCGCGCCTACTTCCAGAAAGCAGGTCTGGCGCTACCGGAATCCCTGGATGATCTTAAAAAGCCCGAGTACGCCCGCCTGACCGTGGTGAGCAGCCCGGCGACAAGCAGCCCTGGCCTGGCATTTCTGCTGGCCACCGTCAACCACTACGGCGAAGCGGGAGCGTGGGCCTGGTGGAAAGCTGCGCGCGCCGGCGGCATGAAAGTGACCCGTGGCTGGAGCGACTCCTACTACAAGGAATTCAGCCGCAACGGCGGAAAATATCCCATTGTGCTGAGCTACGCGAGCAGTCCTGCCGCAGAAGTGTTCTACGCCGACGGCTTTGACCCCAAAAAGCTGCCAGCCCAGAGCCCGACCGCCAACCTGTTCCTGCCGGGCAGCACCTACCTGCAGATCGAAGGGGTGGGCATCCTGAAAGGCACGAAGCAGGCTGCGCTGGCCCGGAAGTTCGTGGACTTTATGCTCAGCGCCCCGGTGCAGGCCGACATCCCTACCCGCATGTGGGTCTATCCGGCTGTGAGCGGCACAAAGCTCGACCCGGTGTACCGCTTTGCGCAGCAGCCGGACGTGAAGGCGGTCGCCCCGAGCGTCACCGCCAATCCCCAGAGACTCGTGGACGCCTGGATCACCCAGGTCCTGCGGGCACGCTGA
- a CDS encoding phospholipase D-like domain-containing protein codes for MRLLPTERPRLTIRRLAWSALAGLLAGVVLARVAVTLVLALVPADQPYVRAVVGTFSAVLSVIVGFALAGALSTRGLPLARLGLTQSRARWRSAIAAGSTAGLLVLPVGGLLALAGAYQEGALGRTLGFAQVTLGLGLLGAVYGGLSGGVLGLLTVRASQAWRPALGGLLGFGGVGLGAGALLGAVGIPDALSGGGSALLTVLAAFVVTSQVIGDLLIARGINDAVDAPRDWASGRQLKLTLAGLGVATLGVWGLASDVVAFAHSRPTNPVPLAVPQRMGPGCPPPTDPLERAAWQVTTSGGRPDFSCGNAFLGFLHVPGPLPAFAAGQPTPNGGYDGLAAQIASARREVLLAVMEWDNNPRQEPGRVLAQAVQQLYSRVQAQPERYPEGVTVRIALGNFPLPGTLEWGTQVYGAARALITAGVPFSDPARRWQVQIANYAGTFPHSHAKLLVTDGEALTVMGFNVGPLHLPSATTEGRGGDLRDLAVQVRGPVAADGLNVFDDLWARSRLLTCPPGVNEGDISSCSLGELAIPDHPQGTARQPLTSAGDERVFSLYRRAGFQAADTALVGMIDATQRSVDLMHVSFSMRLRCNLALLNPQLCRPEDALPWMTALVRAAERGVTIRALLYEHGALGLENRIGVAGLQRLLDKRGLGNRLQVRWFPGPLHAKTMLLDGRMLVVGSQNLHYSSWEARGLNEYSLATTAPAAAAGYAREFAFFWQQAPVAELPDWLREALP; via the coding sequence ATGCGCCTGCTGCCGACCGAACGTCCCCGACTGACCATCCGCCGCCTGGCGTGGTCGGCGCTGGCCGGCCTCCTGGCCGGTGTGGTGCTGGCACGTGTCGCCGTGACGCTGGTGCTGGCCCTGGTACCCGCCGATCAGCCGTATGTGCGGGCCGTGGTCGGCACGTTCAGCGCGGTACTGAGCGTCATCGTGGGCTTTGCCCTGGCGGGTGCCCTGTCCACTCGAGGTCTGCCGCTTGCGCGCCTTGGTCTGACCCAGTCGCGGGCACGGTGGCGCTCGGCAATTGCGGCAGGAAGTACAGCGGGGCTGCTGGTTCTGCCGGTGGGCGGGCTGCTGGCCCTGGCCGGCGCCTATCAGGAGGGAGCCCTGGGACGGACCCTGGGGTTCGCGCAGGTCACCCTGGGGCTCGGCTTGCTGGGCGCAGTCTACGGGGGTCTCAGCGGCGGGGTGCTGGGCCTGCTGACGGTGCGTGCCTCGCAGGCCTGGCGGCCCGCCCTGGGAGGGCTGCTGGGCTTCGGCGGGGTGGGGCTTGGGGCGGGGGCGCTGCTGGGAGCGGTTGGCATTCCCGATGCCCTCTCTGGAGGCGGTTCGGCGCTGCTGACGGTGCTCGCCGCCTTTGTGGTGACCTCACAGGTGATCGGCGACCTGCTGATCGCACGCGGAATCAACGACGCGGTGGATGCCCCACGCGACTGGGCCAGCGGCCGTCAGCTCAAACTGACCCTGGCTGGCCTCGGAGTCGCCACGCTGGGGGTGTGGGGCCTGGCCAGCGACGTGGTGGCTTTTGCCCACTCACGGCCCACAAACCCGGTACCACTGGCCGTACCTCAGCGGATGGGACCCGGATGCCCACCACCCACCGATCCGCTGGAACGCGCTGCCTGGCAGGTCACCACCTCAGGTGGCCGGCCCGACTTTTCGTGTGGCAACGCCTTTCTGGGCTTCCTGCATGTGCCTGGCCCTCTCCCGGCCTTTGCGGCCGGGCAGCCGACCCCAAACGGCGGCTATGACGGGCTGGCTGCACAGATCGCTTCGGCCCGGCGGGAAGTCCTGCTGGCCGTAATGGAATGGGACAACAACCCCCGGCAGGAGCCGGGAAGGGTGCTGGCTCAGGCCGTCCAGCAGTTGTACTCCCGGGTGCAGGCTCAGCCGGAACGCTACCCGGAGGGCGTCACGGTACGCATCGCGCTGGGGAATTTTCCATTGCCCGGCACTCTGGAATGGGGCACGCAGGTCTACGGCGCGGCCCGCGCCCTGATCACGGCGGGCGTGCCGTTCTCCGACCCGGCGCGGCGCTGGCAGGTTCAGATCGCCAACTATGCCGGCACCTTTCCGCACAGTCACGCCAAGCTGCTGGTCACTGACGGAGAGGCGCTGACCGTGATGGGCTTCAATGTCGGTCCGCTGCATCTGCCCTCGGCCACCACGGAGGGTCGCGGCGGTGACCTGCGCGACCTCGCCGTTCAGGTCCGCGGGCCAGTGGCGGCCGACGGCCTGAATGTCTTTGACGACCTGTGGGCCAGAAGCCGCCTGCTGACCTGTCCACCTGGGGTCAATGAAGGAGACATTTCTTCCTGTTCGCTGGGAGAGCTGGCCATCCCTGACCATCCCCAGGGCACCGCCCGGCAGCCGCTGACGTCCGCAGGCGACGAGCGTGTGTTCAGTCTCTACCGCCGCGCGGGCTTCCAGGCAGCGGATACTGCGCTGGTCGGCATGATCGATGCCACGCAGCGGAGCGTTGACCTGATGCATGTGTCGTTCAGCATGCGGCTGCGCTGCAACCTCGCGCTGCTCAATCCGCAGCTGTGCCGCCCCGAGGACGCCCTGCCCTGGATGACCGCGCTGGTGCGCGCCGCAGAACGTGGCGTCACCATCCGGGCCCTGCTGTATGAGCACGGCGCTCTGGGGCTGGAAAACAGGATCGGTGTGGCCGGGCTGCAGCGCCTGCTGGACAAGCGTGGGCTGGGAAACCGCCTGCAGGTCCGCTGGTTTCCGGGACCGCTTCACGCCAAGACCATGCTGCTTGACGGCAGGATGCTGGTGGTGGGCAGCCAGAACCTGCACTATTCGTCCTGGGAGGCACGTGGGCTCAACGAGTACTCGCTGGCAACCACCGCGCCCGCTGCCGCTGCGGGTTACGCCCGCGAATTCGCCTTTTTCTGGCAGCAGGCACCAGTTGCCGAACTGCCCGACTGGCTCAGAGAGGCGCTGCCGTGA